The Archangium primigenium genomic interval CACCGTCACCTACCTCTTCGCGGGCGAGGGCGTGCACAAGGACACCGTGGGCAGCGTGCAGCGCATCCTCCCCGGCGACGTCAATTGGATGACCGCGGGCCGGGGCATCGCCCACTCCGAGCACATCACCCACGCCACGGGCGCGCCGGGGGGCCGGCTGTACGGCATCCAGATCTGGGTGGCCCTGCCCAAGGCCCACGAGGAGGTGGCGCCCGCCTTCGTGCACCACGCGGCGGCCACGCTGCCCGAGTTCGGGGAGGGCGGGGCGCGCATCCGCCTGGTGGCGGGCTCGCTCTTCGGCGAGCGCTCGCCGGTGAAGACGCACTCGGAGCTCTTCTACGCGGACGTGGCGCTGGAGCCCGGCGCGGTGCTGGGCCTGCCCACCGAGCACGAGGAGCGCGCCGTCTATGTGGTGGAGGGCGCGCTGGAGCTGAGCACGGGGACGCTCCCGCCCGGCCACATGGCGGTGTTCCAGCGCGGCGCCGAGGTGTGCCTGCGCGCGAGCGAGGGCGCCCGGGTGCTCTTGCTCGGGGGCGCGCCGCTGGACGGTCCCCGCCACATCTGGTGGAACTTCGTCTCCAGCTCCCAGGAGCGCATCGAGCAGGCCAAGGAGGACTGGCTCGCCCAGCGCTTCGGCCGCATCGAGGGGGCGACGGACTTCATCCCCCTGCCGGGCTCGCCGCCGCCCCCCGTCAGCTATCCGTAGCGCCTTCGCCGGGTGGCGGGCGTCCCGGATTTGTCAGCGCGGTGGACGAGAATTGTCACTGTTTGTCCGCGCCGGGGCGGGGCGGAGAGGAATAACAGGCGGTTGCCCGCCCGCCGGACGTGGCATGACGCGTGCTTCGTGGACGAGATGACATGGCGTGGGCGTCTGGACCGCGTGGCCGAGGGCCGCGGGGGGAGATGTCTCGCCAGGTCACTCCCCCTTCCCACGAGCTCCGAATGATCCGAGGACTGAAGTCCTGGTGTGTCTGTGTTTTGTCGTTGTCGGCGGGCCTGTCCGTGGCCGCTCCTTCACCCCTGCCCGAGGCGGAGGCCCTCGCGGCGGAGGCGGGCGCGCTGAAGGGCCGCGCGCCGGGTCGCGCGACCCTGGCGGTGGGGGCGGACCATTCGCTGGCGGTCGCCCTGGACGGCACGGTGTGGGCCTGGGGTGACAACTCCATTCGTCAATTGGGGGTGTCGGACTCCTGGTCCGTGCGGACGCGGGCCGCGCCGACCCGGGTGCCGGGTTTGACGAACATCGTCTCCGTGGCGGCGGGTCAGTATCACAGTCTGGCCTTGGGCGCGGACGGCCGGGTCTGGTCCTGGGGCGACAACATGTTCGGACAGTCGGGTCAGGGGAGGATCGACACCTGCGTGTTTGGCTGCCTCCCCGCGCTCGTTCCAGACCTGTCGGGGGTGGTCGCCATCGCGGCCAACGGGGAGTATTCCCTGGCCTTGAAGGCCGATGGCAGTGTGTGGGGCTGGGGGGTCTCGTCTCACGCACAGCTCGGTGTCTATGAATGGGCGCTCTTCGAGCCCACCGCCATTCCGGGGGTCTCCGAGGTGACGTCCCTGGCGGCCGGCATGCGGCATGTGCTGGCCACCCGCCGGGATGGCGCGGTCTGGGCGTGGGGCGCCAATCACCTGGGTCAGCTGGGGCGTGGGGTCGTGCACGGCCCGGGCTATCCCGGGCCCGTCCCGGGTTTCACGGGAGGGTCGTCCGTCGCGGCGGGTGAGTCCCACAGTCTGGCCTCGCGGTGGGACGGCTCGGTCTGGGCCTGGGGCCAGGGGTCGGTGGGAGAGTTGGGGTTGGGTGACCCGGCGACCGCGCCTCGGACCTCTGCCGTGCGCGTGCCCGGGCTCTCGCTCGTGCGGGACGTCGTGGCGCGGCAGCGCTCCAGCTTCGCGCTGCGGTGGGATGGAACGGTCTGGGGCTGGGGGCTCAACACCGGGCATCAGCTCGGGCACCTGCCGGCGGAGAACCAGGTCACGCCCGTGCGGCTCCAGGGGCTCCAGGGCATCGTGGAACTCGCGAGTGGGTCCGCGCATGGGCTGGCCCGTGACTGGACCCAGTCCGTGTGGGGCTGGGGCGATGACACCCAGGGCCGGGTGGGACTGGGCTCCGCGTGGCGGCTCGAGCCCGTCGTGCTGCCCGGGCTCCAGGACGTGGTCAAGACGGCGCCCTCGCTGGCGCTGCGCGCGGACGGCTCGGTCTGGTCCTGGGCGGAGGGCGCGCCGCCCGCGCGCGTCGCGGGGCTCACCCACGTCGTGGATGTGGCGCGGTGGAATGGGGAGGGCCTGGCCGTGCGCGCGGATGGCTCGCTGTGGCGCTGGAGCGCGACCCAGGCGCCCCAGCCCGTGCCGGGTCTGTCCGACATCGTGGCGCTGTCCGTCACCTCCCATGTGCTCGCCTTGGGCCGGGACGGACGGGTGTGGGCCTGGGGGTTCAACCAGTCGGGCCAGCTGGGCGACGGCACGACCACCTCGCGCACCACGCCCCTGCCCGTCTCTGGCTTGACGGACATCGTGGCCGTCTCGGCGGGAAGCAACTTCTCGCACGCCGTCCAGCGCGACGGGCAGGTGTGGGCCTGGGGGTTCAATGTCGCGGGCCAACTGGGGGACGGGACGACCACGACGCGCCTCACGCCCGTGCGGATGGCCCACCTCTCGGATGTCGTGGAGGTGCGCGCGGGCCTCGCCCATGCGCTGGCGCTGCGCGCGGATGGGTCCGTCTGGGGCTGGGGTTCGAACTGGGACGCGGCGCTCGACGCCACCGCCCCCCAGGAGAGTGTCCTCGTCCCCCGGCGGGTCTCCGGACTGACGCGCGTCGTGGGGCTGGCCACGGCCGAGACCCACTCCCTGGCGCTGCGGGCCGATGGTTCCGTCTGGTCCTGGGGCGTGAACTACCAGGGGCAGCTGGGCCGGGGTCCGGTGAGCCAGACGTTCTCGCCGAGCGCGCCCGCGCCCATTCCGGGTCTGCGCGACGTGGTCTCCCTGTCGACCTCTGCCTCCACCGCCCACGCGGTGCGGGCGGATGGCTCGCTCTGGGGCTGGGGCGACAACCAGTCGCTCCAGATTGGGGATGGCGTCTCCAGCATCATCCCCCGGGCCCGGCGCGTGTGGACCGTCTACCCGGGGCATTGAGGCCGTGACGGCTCATGCCGCTGGGGGCCGGCGGTGCTTCGCGTAGAGGGCGTCGCGCCACTGGAGCAGGGCCGGGTAGCGCGCCGCGAGCCGGGGCTGGGTCCAGGCGGCGCGTCCTCCAATCCCCACGGGCATGAAGGACGTGTCCACGGGGCTCACGCCCTGCAGCACCAGGGCCATGGCGATGTCCGCGTACGAGAACGCGCCGAGCAGGTAGGGCCGCTCGGGGGACACCGCCGTGGCCAGCGCGTCCAGCGTCTGGGTGAGGAGCAGCTCGTGCCGTCCGGCGTCGTCGCGCATCCGGTACTTGAGGGTGAGGGCTTCCAGGCTCCGGCGGACCACGGGCCGCACGAGGGGCCGCAGGGGCGCGGGGACCTCGGGCGGCACGAGCGCGTCGAGGGCACCCGGGGTGTCCAGGGCGCCGAGCATGAACAGGGCGCGTCCGGCCGCGAGCGCCGCCTCGCTCCGGGCGTTCCAGGCGGTGAGGGCGTCGAGCTGCCCCTCGGGAAACAGCCGGGGCCCGTGTCCGAGCCCCTCCGCGTACCGAGCGATCTCGAACGAGTCCCGGTACCACCGGTCCGCTTCCAGGACGGGCACCGTCACCGGGCCGGTGGGCTGGCGCAGGCGCCGGCGCAGCCGCCACTCCCCGAGCAGGGGCCCGTGCTCGTGGAAGGTGTACGCGAGCCGGTGGTGGTCGAGCGCCCAGCGGGCCTTCTCGGTCCAGGGCGAGAACGGGATGCCGAACAGCTTCATGGGGAGGTCTCCTGGGCGCCCGCGGGACGCCGCCGTGCTACGAGGAGCCGTGTCTACCCCATCATGTCCATGCATTGGCTGACGCGCGTCCTTCCAGGGACGCCCCCGGGCCGGGCGGCGGCCTCGTTCACCCTGACCTCGGGCGGGGGGGTCCTCCTGGGCGGCCTCGTGGCCGCCGCGCACGGCGTCCCCCTGTCCCTGGGGGTGCGCAACGCCGGGGCGTGGCTCGTGGGGGCCCTGCTGGCGGCGCTCCTGGCGAGGCACGCGTCGGGGCGGGGGGCCTGGCTCCTGCTGCCCCTCGCCGTGTTCGGGGTGGGGGCCACGTTCCTCGACAGTGGCCTGTCGGGTGTGCACCGCTGGGTGGGCCTCGGCCCGGTGCGGCTGCACGCCGCCGCGCTCCTGCTGCCCGGGGCGCTCGTCGCCTGGACGGACCTGGCGGCCCGACGTCACCCGCTCGGGCTCGCGGTCCTCGGGCTCGCGGGCCTCCTGGCGCTCCAGCCCGATGCCGCGCAGGCCGTGGCGCTGGCGGGCGCCGTCGGGGCGGCCCTGCTCGTGCTCCGGAGGCGCGGGGCCCTGGGGGGCGGGGTGGCCATCGGCTCCGGGGTGGCGGCGCTGGTGTCGCTCGGGCGTGCGGACCCGCTCGCGCCGGTGCCCGAGGTCGAGGGCATCGTCGGCCTCGCCTGGGAGACCTCGCCTGGGCTGGCGGTGCTGGCGGTGCTCCTGCTGGCGGGCGCGGCGCTGTCGCCCCTGGCCGCCCGGGCGAGCCCCGTGGAGGGTGTCCGGGCGGCGGCGTGGGGCCTCGCCGTCTATTTCGCGCTCTGTGTGCTGGCGCCAGGGCTCGGGGCCTTTCCCGTGCCGTGGCTGGGCATGGGCGTCAGTCCCATCCTCGGCGCCTGGTGCGGCCTGGGGTTGCTGGTGGGGCGCGGGGCCCGCGCCCTCAGCGCTTCAGGCCCCGCTTGATGTCGGCGCAGAGCTGCCGGGCGGCGCCGGGGCCGTCCGCCTGGGCGGCGCGGACGATGGCGCTGCCCACGACCACGCCATCCGCGTGGGCACCCACCACGCGCGCCTGCTCGGCCGAGGAGATGCCGAAGCCGGCCACCACCGGCACGGGGGAGACGCCGCGCACCAGCTCCAGGCGCTCGGACAGGTTGGCCGGCAGCTGCGAGCGCATACCCGTCACGCCCGCCACCGACACGCAGTAGACGAAGCCGCGCGCGTCCTTGGCGATGCTCGCGGCGCGCTGGGGCGACGTGGTGGGCGCGCACAAGGGGATGAGCGCCACGCCCTCCTGGTCGAAGGCGGCCCGCAGGGACAGGCTCTCCTCGGGCGGCAGGTCCGGCAGGATGGTGCCCGAGACGCCGCGCTCCCGGGCGAGCTTCGCGTAGCGCGCCTCGCCCAGGGCCATCACCACGTTGACGTACGTCATCACCACCAGGGGCGTGTGCGGGCAGCGCTCGCGCACCGCGGGCACCACCTCGTCGAGCACCCGCCGCAGCGTGGCGCCCGCCTTGAGCGCCCGCTCCGAGGCGGCCTGGATGACGGGCCCGTCGGCGATGGGGTCGCTGAACGCGACGCCGATCTCCAGGAGGTCCGCGCCGCCCTCCACGCACGCGGCGAACACGTCCACCGAGCGCGCGAGGTCCGGGTCTCCCGCCATGGCGTAGGCCACCAGCGCGCCTTCTCCCCGCGCCCGGGCCCGGCCGAACGCGTCCGCGATCTCCCCGCTCATGCGCCCTCCAGACGGATGGCGGCGGGCATGCCGCGCGCCGCGATGGTGGCCACGTCCTTGTCCCCGCGGCCCGAGCAGTTGATGACCAGGTGCTTGCCCTTGCCCAGCTCCCGCGCCAGGTCCGCGGCGCGCGCGAAGGCGTGCGAGGACTCCAGGGCGGGGAGGATGCCCTCGGTGCGGCTCACCTGGTAGAAGGACGCGAGCGCCTCGTCGTCCGTGGCGGTGCGCACCTCCATGCGGCCCGTCTTGGCCAGGTGCGCGAGCTCCGGCCCCACGCCCGGGTAGTCCAGGCCCGCGGAGATGGAGTGCGCCTCGGTGATCTGCCCGTGCTCGTCCTGCAGCACGAGCGAGCGCGAGCCGTGCAGCACGCCCTCGGTGCCCAGCGTGAGCGACGCGCCGTGCTGGCCCGAGTCGAGTCCGTGGCCCCCGGCCTCCACGCCCACCAGCCGCACGCCCGCGTCCCCGACGAAGGGGTGCAGCACGCCGATGGCGTTGGAGCCTCCGCCGATGCACGCGATGATGGCGTCTGGCAGCCGGCCGAAGTGGACGAGCGACTGGGTGCGCACCTCCTTGCCGATGATGGCCTGGAAGTCCCGCACGATGGTGGGGTAGGGGTGGGGCCCGGCGGCGCTGCCGATGACGTAGTAGGTGTCCTCCACCTGGGACACCCAGACGCGCATGGCCTCGTTCATCGCGTCCTTGAGGGTGCGCGAGCCGGACTCCACCGCGTGCACCGTGGCGCCCAGGGCCTTCATGCGAAAGACGTTGAGCGACTGGCGCTCCACGTCCAGCGCGCCCATGTACACCTCGCAGGGGATGCCGAACAGGGCGCACGCGGTGGCGGTGGCCACGCCGTGCTGGCCCGCGCCCGTCTCCGCGATGATGCGCCGCTTGCCCATGCGCCGCGCGAGCAGCACCTGGCCGATGGTGTTGTTGATCTTGTGCGCGCCCGTGTGCGCCAGGTCCTCGCGCTTGAGCCACACCTCGGCCCCGCCCCACAGCGCGGTGAGGCGGCGCGCGGGCGTCAGCGGCGTCTCGCGCCCGACGTACTCGCGCAGCACCTGCGCCACCTGCTCGTCGAAGGCCGGATCCTTCCGGGCCTCGGCGTAGGCGACTTCCAGCTCCTGCAACGCCGGCACCAGCGTCTCCGGCACATAACGGCCGCCATAACGGCCGAAGCGGCCCGGGGCGGTTTGCGTGTCCATGGGGTCTCTCACTCCGAAAATGAAGTCTTCGCGGCGCGGAGGAAGGCCCGCACCGCGTCCGCGTCCTTGATGCCGGGGCGTGACTCCACCCCGCTCGCCACATCCACTCCGTAGGGCCGGGTGGCCCGCACGGCCTCGAGCACGTTGCCCGGGTGCAGTCCGCCGGCCACCAGCACCGGCGTGCCCACGTCCGCCAGCCGCGCCACGAGCGACCAGTCGAAGCCCACCCCGCCGCCGCCATAGCCCGGCGCCGCGCCGTCCAAGAGCAGCGTCGTCACGTCGCCCGCGCCCACGTACGTGCGCGCCCGCTCCACGTCCTCGGCGGTGCGCACCCGCAGCGCCTTGATGACGGGCACGTCATAGCCCTGGCAGGCCTCGGGGGGCTCGTCGCCGTGCAGTTGCACCGCCGTCAGGCCGCAGTCGCGCACCCGCGCCCGGATGACGTCCGGCGACTCGTTGACGAAGACGCCCACCAGCGCGCCGAGCCCCGGCCGCGTGCGCGCCAGCGCCGCGCCCTGCTCGGGCGTCACGCAGCGGGGCGAGCGCGCGTAGAAGTTGAGCCCGAGCGCGTCCGCGCCCGCCGCCCACGCCAGCCGCGCGTCCTCCACCCGCGTGACGCCGCAGATCTTCACGCGCACGCTCACGGCGCGTCTCCCGGGGCGAGCAGCCGCGCCAGCGCCCGGCCGGGGTCCGCGTCGCGCAGCAGGGACTCGCCCACGAGCACCGCGTGCGCGCCCGCCGCCCGCGCCGCCCGGAAGTCCTCGGGCGTCTTGAGGCCGCTCTCGGCCACGAAGGCCCGGGCCCGTCCGCGCAGGAGCGGAATCACCCGCAGGGCGGTGGTGGTGTCCGTGCGCAGCGTGGCGAGGTCGCGGTTGTTGAGCCCCACCAGCTCCGCGCCCGCCTGGAGCGCCCGCTCGGCATGGGCCTGGGTGTGGGCCTCCACGAGCGCCGCCACCCGGCTCGCCCGGGCCGCCGCCACCATCTCCCGCAGCTCGCCGTCCTCCAGCGCGTCCGCGATGAGCAGGATGGCGTCCGCGCCCAGGGCCGCGCTCTCCTCCACCTCCTGGGGCGACACGAGGAAGTCCTTGCGCAGCACCGGCAGGCCCGTGGCCTCGCGCACCTGGAGCAGGTCCTCCAGGCAGCCGCCGAAGTCCACGTCGTCGGTGAGCACGCTCAGGGCGCTGGCGCCCGCGGCCTCGTAGCCCCGCGCCACCGCGACCAGGTCCGTGTGGGGGAAGTCGCCGCCGGAGGGGCTGCGGCGCTTCACCTCGGCGATGACGTTGATGGGCTGGCCCGGCCGGGGCTGGGTCAGCGCGGCGGTGAAGTCGCGCGGGGCGGGGCGGGGATGGGCGGCCACGCGGGGGCCGCGCGCGGCGAGCTCCCGGCGCTTGCGCGCGAAGATGGCCGCGAGCTTGTCCTCGGGGGGCGCGCTCACGGCGTGCCCCCCTGCACGAGCGCCGACAGCTTGGCCGCCGCCGCGCCCGAGTCGATCGACTCCATGGCCCGCATCGCACCCTCCTTGAGATCCGCCGCCTTGCCCACCACCACCAGGGCCGCCGCGGTGTTGAGCACCACGGCCGTGCGCACCCCGGACCGCTCGCCTTCCAGGAGCGACTTGAAGCGCCGGGCGTTGTCCTCCACGTCGCCGCCGACGATGGACTCGGGCTTCACCCGTTCGAGGCCCGCGTCCTCGGGTGTGAGCGTGAAGGTGTGCACCGAGCCGTCCTCGCGCAGCTCCGCCACGTCGGAGGAGGTGCAGGGAGACAGCTCGTCGAGCCCGTCCCAGCCGTGCACCACCCAGGCGCGCCGGCTGCCCAGGCGCCGCAGCACCCGCGCCGTCTGCTCCAGGCGCTCGCCGGCGAAGGTGCCGAGCAGCTGATAGCGGGCGCCCGCCGGGTTGGTCATGGGGCCCAACAGGTTGAACACGGTGTACAGGCCGAGCTCGCGGCGCGCGGGCGCCACGTGGCGCAGGGCGCTGTGGTGCGAGGGCGCGAAGAGAAAGCCCACGCCGTGCGCGTCGATGTCGTACGTCACGTGCTCGTGCGAGCGGTCCATGGACACGCCCAGCGCGGCGAGCACGTCCGAGCTGCCACAGCGCGAGGACACCGCCCGGTTGCCGTGCTTGGCCACCGTCACCCCCGCGCCCGCGGCCACGAGCGCCACGGCGGTGGAGATGTTGAAGGTGTGCGCGCCGTCGCCGCCCGTGCCGCACGTGTCGAGCACCACGTCCGCCTTGGGCTGGATGCGCACGGCGCACGCCCGCATGGCCTCGGCGGCCCCGAGGATCTCGTCCTCCGTCTCGCCCTTCATGCGCAGGGCCACCGCGAAGCCACCCACCTGGGCATGCGTGGCCTCGCCCGCGAGCATCTGGCCCATGACGGACGCCATCTCCTCGCGCGTCAGGTCCTTGCGGCCCACGACCCGACTCAACGCTTCCTTGAGGGTCATGACACCGCTTCCCACCGGGCCACGTCACCGCGGGTGACTCTCGACATGGTTCTCGACTCTCCGCCGTCCGCCGCCCCCGTGGGGGAGCGGGCCGGTGTTGGGAACTGCTTGAACGAGGAGCGCACAGGACACCTCGTGGGCACAAGCGGTCCGGTCGCTTCTATATTCCCCCCGAGTCTGACGGGCCCGTTCCTGGGAATCAAGACAGGACGGACAGACGGGTATTTCTGGGAGGGAGCGCGGCGTGGCGAAACCGGTGGTCATCGTGGTGGGCGCGGGGCTGGCGGGGCTCACGTGTGCGCGGATGCTACAGCGGGCCAAGGTGACGGTCCGGGTGCTGGAGGCGAGCGACGGGGTCGGCGGTCGGGTGCGCACGGACGTCGTGGAGGGCTTCCGGCTGGACCGGGGCTTCCAGGTGCTGCTCACCGCCTACCCGGAGCCCCCGCGGTGGCTGGACTACGGGGCGCTCGACCTCCAGCGCTTCTTTCCCGGGGCGCGCGTGCGGCGCGGAGGCCGCTTCCATCAACTGGCGGATCCGCTGCGCCGGCCCCTGCACGCCGCCCGGAGCGTCTTCACGCCCGTGGGCTCGCTCGCCGACAAGCTGCACGTGCTGGACGTGTGGAAACAGGCGCACGCGGGAGAGGTGGAGGACGTGTTCCTGCGCCCGCAGAAGACGTCGCGCGCGTACCTGCGGGACGTGGGCTTCTCCGACGCCATGGTGGAGGCCTTCTTCCAGCCCTTCTTCGGGGGCATCTTCCTGGAGAAGGAGCTGCGCACCTCCAGTCGGATGCTGGAGTTCGTCTTCCGGATGTTCTCCTCGGGGGCCACGGCGGTGCCCGCGCGCGGCATGGGGGAGTTGACCGCGCAGCTCGCCGGGAAGCTGCCCCAGGGCGGCCTGCACCTGAACACCCCGGTGGAGGAGGTGTTCGGCCACCGGGTGCGGCTGGTGTCGGGGGCGCGCGAGGAGGCGGACGCGGTGGTGGTGGCCACGGACGGGCGCGCGGCGGAGGACTTGCTGCCGGGACTGCCCCCCCGGCCGACGACGGGGGTGACGGGCCTGTACTTCGCCGCGCCCGAGCCGCCCGTGCGCGGCCCCCACCTGGTGCTCAACGGCGAGGGCCACGGGCCGGTGAACAACCTGGCGGTGATGAGCGAGGTGTCACCCGAGTACGCGCCCGCGGGCCAGGCCCTGGTGTCGGTGTCGGTGCTGGAGACGGGGCAGGAGGCGGGGGCGCTGGAGGCGCGCGTGCGGGAGCAGCTCACCGAGTGGTTCGGCGCGGGCGTGGCGGGGTGGCGGCTCTTGCGCACGTACGCGCTTCCCCGGGCCCTGCCCCTGCAGACGCCCGAGGCGTTCGAGGAGCCGCACCGGCGGGTGCGCCTGTCCCCGGGCCTGTACGCGTGCGGGGACTATCGGGAGAACGGCTCCATCGACGGGGCCATGGTCTCGGGCCGGCGGGCCGCCGAGGCCCTGCTGAGCGACCTGGAGCTGCCCCTGCCATGACGGACACGCGGGAGGACCGGCGGCTGGGGTGGCTCGTGGCCTCGGGGCTGGCGGTGCTCGGGTGGACGGCGCTCGTGCGCTGGAATCCGCCGCACTTCTACGCCTGGGCCTCGCTCACGTGTGGCGTGCTGGCGGGGCTGTCGCTCCTGGCGCTCGGCCAGCGCACGGGCCGGGCGCTGCTCACGCCGCGGGGCGAGGACGTGCTCTGGGGCGTGACGTTCGCGGGCGTGCTGTACGTGGGCTCGCGCGTCGTGCTGTGGGCGCTGTGCGGAGGCCTCACGCGGGTGGCGTGCGAGCCCTTGCGGGACATCTACGCGGGCTTTGGCCGGAGCGGCTGGGGGGCGGCGGTGGCGTTGGTGTTCGTGCTCACGCCCGCCGAGGAGCTGTTCTGGCGGGGCGTGGTGCAGGGGGCGCTCAGGCCGAGGCTCGGGAGCCGGGGCGCGGTGGTTGTGGCCGCGGTGCTGTCGAGCCTCGTGCTGCTGTTCTTCCAGGAGCCGCTGTTGGCGCTCGCGGCCCTGCCCACGTCGCTCGCGTGGGGCCTGCTCGCCGAGTGGCGCAAGAGCCTGGTGGCCTCCTGGGTGAGCCACGCGTTGTGGGACGTGTTGATCATCGTCCTGCTGCCGGTGGGCTGAGCTACCCCGAGGGCAGGGGCGCGGGTCCGAGGTGGGAGGGATCCCACACGAACTGCTCGGAGGGGGTGAAGCGCATGTTGGTGAAGCCGTGCTGCTCGGCGAAGTCCTTGAATCGCTCGGTGACGAGGAGAGTGCCCGGCATGCCTCGGGGCCGGAAGATGTCCTCACCGCTCCAGGTGCCCGGCTCCAGGACGATGCCGTGCACGGCCTGGATGTTGGTCGAGCGGCACTCCTGGCACGTGATGGGACGCGCGATGCGCGCCCGATTGAGCACCAGGTCCACCGCCGCTCGGCCATAGGCGGTCGAGACGACCACGTAGTGGGGCACGGTGTCGGGACGGCGAGCGCCCTTCTTCATCGGGCGTACCCGGACGACCTCGACCGGATGAAAGCCTTCCAGTCCCGTGAGGTGCTCCGCGCGCCACGCCTCCGCGAAGCGCTCGGAGACGAGGGGGTGATAGGGCGACTTCTTGATGAAGTCCCCGAGTTCCTCCCCGTGCAATTCGAGTTTGACCCGGTAGGGCGGCATCCACCTCAGCAACCCAACGAACACACCGCAGCATGGGCAGCGGGGCGCATCCGCGCGGTTGATGGGCTCAATGGTGTCGACGTCGACATCATAACGAGACCCAAGCGGGCTTTCCTCGAAGACGAAGAACCGTGGGTTCTTGGCGGATTCAGAACCCATGAGGGAACCTCGCCTGCATCGCGGGGCGACTGTAGATCTCTCGCAGTTTGTTCATGAAGTCCTGGGGAGTTGCTCCAGGTGTTTCATCGAGCCACCGGATGACTTCCCTGTCCACGGCGCGGTGCCACTGCTGGTAGCCGCAGTGTGATTGCTCGTCCTTGGCTCGGGTTACGAAGCGGGGGTCTCGAGGTTTGTAGAGTCCCTTGAGCGTGGCGTGGTCCTCCAACGCCTTGGCAATGGGCCGGGAGATGAGGTGATGCTCCTGTCCCTTGCAAGGGGGCTCGGGGGAACCCAGGGCCTCGGACAAGGACTCCGCCACGGCCTGGAGTCGCTGCTTCTTCTTGTCGTCGCCTTCGCCTTCCATCAACGCGGCCTGCTCCAAGGCCGCCTCGACCTGGTCCAGCACCTGGGCGGCCTTGCGCGTGTCCTCACCCACGAGCGTGACGCAGGCGCTCACCATGCCCGCCTTGCAACCGCACACCAGCGTGGTCTCGCCGGGCGTGCAGGCGATTTGTGTCAGGAGGGTCAGAAGAAGACTGGCGAGCATGTGACGGGTCCGGAAGGCGGTTTCACGACGAGGGGAGGGGCGCGGGTCCGAGATTGGAGGGATCCCACACGAACTGCTCGGAGGGGGTGAAGCGCATGTTGGTGAAGCCGTGCCGCTCGGCGAAGACCTTGAAGCGCTCGGTCACGAGGAGTTCGCCCTGCATGCCACGAGGCCGGAAGATGTCCTCTCCGCTCCAGGTGCCCGGCTCCAGGACGATGCCGTGGACGGCGTCGATGCCCGTGGAGCGGCACTCCGGACAGGTGGG includes:
- the trpB gene encoding tryptophan synthase subunit beta; this encodes MDTQTAPGRFGRYGGRYVPETLVPALQELEVAYAEARKDPAFDEQVAQVLREYVGRETPLTPARRLTALWGGAEVWLKREDLAHTGAHKINNTIGQVLLARRMGKRRIIAETGAGQHGVATATACALFGIPCEVYMGALDVERQSLNVFRMKALGATVHAVESGSRTLKDAMNEAMRVWVSQVEDTYYVIGSAAGPHPYPTIVRDFQAIIGKEVRTQSLVHFGRLPDAIIACIGGGSNAIGVLHPFVGDAGVRLVGVEAGGHGLDSGQHGASLTLGTEGVLHGSRSLVLQDEHGQITEAHSISAGLDYPGVGPELAHLAKTGRMEVRTATDDEALASFYQVSRTEGILPALESSHAFARAADLARELGKGKHLVINCSGRGDKDVATIAARGMPAAIRLEGA
- a CDS encoding indole-3-glycerol phosphate synthase TrpC encodes the protein MSAPPEDKLAAIFARKRRELAARGPRVAAHPRPAPRDFTAALTQPRPGQPINVIAEVKRRSPSGGDFPHTDLVAVARGYEAAGASALSVLTDDVDFGGCLEDLLQVREATGLPVLRKDFLVSPQEVEESAALGADAILLIADALEDGELREMVAAARASRVAALVEAHTQAHAERALQAGAELVGLNNRDLATLRTDTTTALRVIPLLRGRARAFVAESGLKTPEDFRAARAAGAHAVLVGESLLRDADPGRALARLLAPGDAP
- the trpA gene encoding tryptophan synthase subunit alpha, which encodes MSGEIADAFGRARARGEGALVAYAMAGDPDLARSVDVFAACVEGGADLLEIGVAFSDPIADGPVIQAASERALKAGATLRRVLDEVVPAVRERCPHTPLVVMTYVNVVMALGEARYAKLARERGVSGTILPDLPPEESLSLRAAFDQEGVALIPLCAPTTSPQRAASIAKDARGFVYCVSVAGVTGMRSQLPANLSERLELVRGVSPVPVVAGFGISSAEQARVVGAHADGVVVGSAIVRAAQADGPGAARQLCADIKRGLKR
- a CDS encoding phosphoribosylanthranilate isomerase, whose amino-acid sequence is MSVRVKICGVTRVEDARLAWAAGADALGLNFYARSPRCVTPEQGAALARTRPGLGALVGVFVNESPDVIRARVRDCGLTAVQLHGDEPPEACQGYDVPVIKALRVRTAEDVERARTYVGAGDVTTLLLDGAAPGYGGGGVGFDWSLVARLADVGTPVLVAGGLHPGNVLEAVRATRPYGVDVASGVESRPGIKDADAVRAFLRAAKTSFSE
- a CDS encoding RCC1 repeat-containing protein translates to MIRGLKSWCVCVLSLSAGLSVAAPSPLPEAEALAAEAGALKGRAPGRATLAVGADHSLAVALDGTVWAWGDNSIRQLGVSDSWSVRTRAAPTRVPGLTNIVSVAAGQYHSLALGADGRVWSWGDNMFGQSGQGRIDTCVFGCLPALVPDLSGVVAIAANGEYSLALKADGSVWGWGVSSHAQLGVYEWALFEPTAIPGVSEVTSLAAGMRHVLATRRDGAVWAWGANHLGQLGRGVVHGPGYPGPVPGFTGGSSVAAGESHSLASRWDGSVWAWGQGSVGELGLGDPATAPRTSAVRVPGLSLVRDVVARQRSSFALRWDGTVWGWGLNTGHQLGHLPAENQVTPVRLQGLQGIVELASGSAHGLARDWTQSVWGWGDDTQGRVGLGSAWRLEPVVLPGLQDVVKTAPSLALRADGSVWSWAEGAPPARVAGLTHVVDVARWNGEGLAVRADGSLWRWSATQAPQPVPGLSDIVALSVTSHVLALGRDGRVWAWGFNQSGQLGDGTTTSRTTPLPVSGLTDIVAVSAGSNFSHAVQRDGQVWAWGFNVAGQLGDGTTTTRLTPVRMAHLSDVVEVRAGLAHALALRADGSVWGWGSNWDAALDATAPQESVLVPRRVSGLTRVVGLATAETHSLALRADGSVWSWGVNYQGQLGRGPVSQTFSPSAPAPIPGLRDVVSLSTSASTAHAVRADGSLWGWGDNQSLQIGDGVSSIIPRARRVWTVYPGH
- a CDS encoding pirin family protein; this encodes MSTSPLEAAEVELVLAARSSDLGGGLQVLRALPQARRRMVGPFVFLDQMGPVDFAAGRAADVRMHPHIGLSTVTYLFAGEGVHKDTVGSVQRILPGDVNWMTAGRGIAHSEHITHATGAPGGRLYGIQIWVALPKAHEEVAPAFVHHAAATLPEFGEGGARIRLVAGSLFGERSPVKTHSELFYADVALEPGAVLGLPTEHEERAVYVVEGALELSTGTLPPGHMAVFQRGAEVCLRASEGARVLLLGGAPLDGPRHIWWNFVSSSQERIEQAKEDWLAQRFGRIEGATDFIPLPGSPPPPVSYP
- a CDS encoding glutathione S-transferase family protein encodes the protein MKLFGIPFSPWTEKARWALDHHRLAYTFHEHGPLLGEWRLRRRLRQPTGPVTVPVLEADRWYRDSFEIARYAEGLGHGPRLFPEGQLDALTAWNARSEAALAAGRALFMLGALDTPGALDALVPPEVPAPLRPLVRPVVRRSLEALTLKYRMRDDAGRHELLLTQTLDALATAVSPERPYLLGAFSYADIAMALVLQGVSPVDTSFMPVGIGGRAAWTQPRLAARYPALLQWRDALYAKHRRPPAA